In Oncorhynchus tshawytscha isolate Ot180627B unplaced genomic scaffold, Otsh_v2.0 Un_contig_14593_pilon_pilon, whole genome shotgun sequence, one genomic interval encodes:
- the LOC112240141 gene encoding sprouty-related, EVH1 domain-containing protein 2-like isoform X1: MIEETHPSDDSYIVCVKAVVMVRDDSSGGWLVQDGGALSRVGVCRVLPPELGLGLAPLGHSHFLIHGERLRDKQVRDKQVILECALRKNLVYTKATPTFHHWMVEDRRCGLTFQRPADARAFDRGVRKAMEYMAEGSTTSSSTLQNEAELGDDDVFTNATDSSSNSSSERLEPCLQPLDSSPLADSSHLHNNCILGNDLHEPYRLSDHYFLDLPLPRIPRHVTFQDDEEIVRINPRERSWELPSESSSRSELHMDQLERSWLTGYEDYRHATVRHKYIRPPDDSESYVHFAKSEPHKHHYSYPLVSTPVDSSDPKPTFRPLPKRHHYAGLGSQHRRPGDQGFGGGVVSTQPQPLLPSSSDGQDKRSEEGGVGERLQCQYCGETFYGGNNRRGRCQDAPDPIRACVRRVSCMWLADTLLYHCMSDPEGDYSDPCSCEGGGEGRLGTRWAALLGLSLVAPCLCLYPPLHACHRAGVACGSCGGRHEASMT; this comes from the exons tgaCAGCTACATCGTGTGTGTAAAAGCCGTGGTGATGGTGAGGGATGATTCCAGTGGAGGCTGGTTGGTCCAGGACGGGGGGGCTCTGAGTAGAGTGGGAGTCTGCAGGGTCCTGCCCCCCGAGCTGGGGCTGGGACTCGCCCCCCTGGGTCACTCCCACTTCCTCATCCATGGAGAACGTCTACGGGACAAACAGGTGAGGGACAAACAG GTGATCCTGGAGTGTGCTCTGAGGAAGAACCTTGTGTACACCAAGGCCACGCCCACCTTCCACCATTGGATGgtggaggacaggaggtgtgGCCTGACGTTCCAGAGGCCTGCTGATGCTCGGGCCTTCGACAGAGGCGTACGGAAAGCCATGGAGTACATggcagaag GCTCCACGACGTCCTCCTCAACACTCCAGAATGAGGCAGAACTGGGCGACGATGACGTGTTCACC AATGCCACAGACAGCTCGTCTAACTCCTCCTCCGAGAGACTAGAGCCCTGTCTGCAGCCACTGGACTCCTCCCCCCTCGCTGACTCATCCCACTTACACAACAACTGCATCCTGGGAAACGACCTCCACGAACCCTATAGGTTGTCAGACCACTACTTCCTAGATCTG cCTCTGCCCCGCATCCCTCGCCACGTCACCTTCCAGGACGACGAGGAGATCGTCAGGATCAACCCTCGGGAACGTTCCTGGGAGCTCCCCTCGGAATCCTCCTCCCGCTCGGAACTCCACATGGACCAACTAGAACGCTCCTGGCTCACGGGCTATGAGGACTACCGCCACGCCACCGTGCGCCACAAATACATCCGCCCGCCAGACGACTCTGAGTCCTATGTCCACTTCGCTAAGAGCGAGCCACACAAACACCACTATAGTTATCCCCTGGTATCTACACCGGTAGATTCCTCCGACCCCAAACCTACCTTCAGACCTTTACCCAAGAGGCACCACTACGCCGGCTTGGGTTCACAACACCGCCGTCCAGGGGATCAGGGCTTCGGTGGGGGCGTGGTCTCGACCCAGCCCCAGCCCCTCCTCCCTAGCTCGTCTGATGGACAGGACAAGAGGTCTGAGGAGGGCGGGGTTGGCGAGCGCCTGCAGTGCCAATACTGCGGCGAAACGTTCTACGGCGGTAACAACCGACGGGGACGCTGCCAGGATGCGCCGGACCCGATAAGGGCATGCGTCAGGCGGGTCAGCTGCATGTGGCTGGCCGACACACTGCTGTATCACTGCATGTCTGACCCGGAGGGGGACTACTCAGACCCCTGCTCCTGTGAGGGGGGTGGCGAGGGGAGGTTGGGCACGCGCTGGGCAGCTCTGCTGGGGTTGTCCCTAGTGGcgccgtgtctctgtctgtacccgCCCCTTCACGCCTGCCACCGGGCCGGGGTGGCGTGCGGGAGCTGCGGGGGCAGGCATGAAGCCTCAATGACATAA
- the LOC112240141 gene encoding sprouty-related, EVH1 domain-containing protein 2-like isoform X2, whose protein sequence is MIEETHPSDDSYIVCVKAVVMVRDDSSGGWLVQDGGALSRVGVCRVLPPELGLGLAPLGHSHFLIHGERLRDKQVILECALRKNLVYTKATPTFHHWMVEDRRCGLTFQRPADARAFDRGVRKAMEYMAEGSTTSSSTLQNEAELGDDDVFTNATDSSSNSSSERLEPCLQPLDSSPLADSSHLHNNCILGNDLHEPYRLSDHYFLDLPLPRIPRHVTFQDDEEIVRINPRERSWELPSESSSRSELHMDQLERSWLTGYEDYRHATVRHKYIRPPDDSESYVHFAKSEPHKHHYSYPLVSTPVDSSDPKPTFRPLPKRHHYAGLGSQHRRPGDQGFGGGVVSTQPQPLLPSSSDGQDKRSEEGGVGERLQCQYCGETFYGGNNRRGRCQDAPDPIRACVRRVSCMWLADTLLYHCMSDPEGDYSDPCSCEGGGEGRLGTRWAALLGLSLVAPCLCLYPPLHACHRAGVACGSCGGRHEASMT, encoded by the exons tgaCAGCTACATCGTGTGTGTAAAAGCCGTGGTGATGGTGAGGGATGATTCCAGTGGAGGCTGGTTGGTCCAGGACGGGGGGGCTCTGAGTAGAGTGGGAGTCTGCAGGGTCCTGCCCCCCGAGCTGGGGCTGGGACTCGCCCCCCTGGGTCACTCCCACTTCCTCATCCATGGAGAACGTCTACGGGACAAACAG GTGATCCTGGAGTGTGCTCTGAGGAAGAACCTTGTGTACACCAAGGCCACGCCCACCTTCCACCATTGGATGgtggaggacaggaggtgtgGCCTGACGTTCCAGAGGCCTGCTGATGCTCGGGCCTTCGACAGAGGCGTACGGAAAGCCATGGAGTACATggcagaag GCTCCACGACGTCCTCCTCAACACTCCAGAATGAGGCAGAACTGGGCGACGATGACGTGTTCACC AATGCCACAGACAGCTCGTCTAACTCCTCCTCCGAGAGACTAGAGCCCTGTCTGCAGCCACTGGACTCCTCCCCCCTCGCTGACTCATCCCACTTACACAACAACTGCATCCTGGGAAACGACCTCCACGAACCCTATAGGTTGTCAGACCACTACTTCCTAGATCTG cCTCTGCCCCGCATCCCTCGCCACGTCACCTTCCAGGACGACGAGGAGATCGTCAGGATCAACCCTCGGGAACGTTCCTGGGAGCTCCCCTCGGAATCCTCCTCCCGCTCGGAACTCCACATGGACCAACTAGAACGCTCCTGGCTCACGGGCTATGAGGACTACCGCCACGCCACCGTGCGCCACAAATACATCCGCCCGCCAGACGACTCTGAGTCCTATGTCCACTTCGCTAAGAGCGAGCCACACAAACACCACTATAGTTATCCCCTGGTATCTACACCGGTAGATTCCTCCGACCCCAAACCTACCTTCAGACCTTTACCCAAGAGGCACCACTACGCCGGCTTGGGTTCACAACACCGCCGTCCAGGGGATCAGGGCTTCGGTGGGGGCGTGGTCTCGACCCAGCCCCAGCCCCTCCTCCCTAGCTCGTCTGATGGACAGGACAAGAGGTCTGAGGAGGGCGGGGTTGGCGAGCGCCTGCAGTGCCAATACTGCGGCGAAACGTTCTACGGCGGTAACAACCGACGGGGACGCTGCCAGGATGCGCCGGACCCGATAAGGGCATGCGTCAGGCGGGTCAGCTGCATGTGGCTGGCCGACACACTGCTGTATCACTGCATGTCTGACCCGGAGGGGGACTACTCAGACCCCTGCTCCTGTGAGGGGGGTGGCGAGGGGAGGTTGGGCACGCGCTGGGCAGCTCTGCTGGGGTTGTCCCTAGTGGcgccgtgtctctgtctgtacccgCCCCTTCACGCCTGCCACCGGGCCGGGGTGGCGTGCGGGAGCTGCGGGGGCAGGCATGAAGCCTCAATGACATAA